One part of the Bacteroidota bacterium genome encodes these proteins:
- a CDS encoding DUF983 domain-containing protein: MLNKLKSSFFHKCPRCLEGDMYADMNPYHLKETANMYTHCPKCNLNFIPEPGYFYGAMYVSYAFTVAVSVAVFIAHYLFSWEQGTLFFIIMLTIVLAALAPYTFRTSRAIWLNFSLSMIRN; the protein is encoded by the coding sequence ATGCTGAACAAACTGAAAAGTTCCTTCTTTCATAAATGTCCCCGTTGTCTGGAGGGAGATATGTACGCGGATATGAATCCCTATCATTTAAAAGAAACTGCAAATATGTACACCCATTGCCCGAAATGCAATCTCAATTTCATCCCCGAGCCGGGTTATTTTTATGGGGCGATGTATGTGAGTTATGCTTTTACGGTAGCCGTTTCCGTGGCTGTGTTCATTGCCCATTATCTCTTCTCCTGGGAGCAGGGTACTTTGTTTTTTATCATCATGCTGACCATCGTCTTAGCCGCACTGGCCCCATATACTTTCCGGACATCCCGGGCTATCTGGTTGAATTTTTCATTAAGTATGATCCGGAACTGA
- a CDS encoding 4a-hydroxytetrahydrobiopterin dehydratase, with the protein MWIEKDNKLTKTFKFKDFTEAFGFMTRVAFIAEKMNHHPDWRNVYNAVEISLNTHDAGGVITDRDKNLAEKIDQIIG; encoded by the coding sequence ATGTGGATCGAAAAAGATAATAAATTAACGAAGACTTTCAAGTTCAAGGATTTTACCGAAGCCTTTGGTTTCATGACGCGTGTCGCCTTTATTGCAGAAAAGATGAATCATCATCCCGACTGGAGAAATGTGTACAATGCCGTTGAAATAAGTCTGAACACGCACGATGCCGGAGGGGTCATTACTGATCGCGATAAAAATCTGGCAGAAAAGATTGATCAAATTATCGGTTAG
- a CDS encoding NAD-dependent epimerase/dehydratase family protein, with protein sequence MILVTGGTGMIGARLLYAILSEGHTVRALKRKGASTRFFDQYLSQKDQFSAQIEWLEGDLLDLDTLERACEGIDTVFHCAAMISFIPKEAQKMERVNIEGTANLVNLCLETTNFRYFCFVSSVATLGRSSGDQQLDEHSHWDPTTHPSNYAISKYGAEREVWRGVAEGLPGVMVNPSIVLGPGDFNKGSSELFKKVANGFPFYTEGVSGFVDVRDVCDAILFLWKKNKTGERYILNAEDLSFKKLFEKIAAGLKVKAPSIKIQSWMTSLVWPIDFIRCKLTGGKPFITRETARSARSRFHYSAEKIKAEGFQFRSIDESIAFTLPFLRKQS encoded by the coding sequence ATGATTTTAGTTACAGGAGGAACCGGCATGATTGGCGCCCGCCTGCTTTATGCCATCCTCTCTGAAGGCCATACCGTTCGGGCATTGAAAAGAAAGGGAGCGAGCACGAGGTTTTTTGATCAGTACCTCAGCCAAAAAGATCAATTTAGTGCTCAAATTGAATGGCTGGAGGGAGACTTGCTCGACCTGGACACATTAGAAAGGGCATGCGAAGGCATAGATACCGTTTTCCACTGTGCTGCCATGATCTCTTTTATTCCCAAAGAAGCGCAAAAGATGGAGCGGGTGAATATAGAAGGAACAGCAAATCTTGTAAATTTATGTCTCGAAACCACGAATTTCCGTTACTTCTGTTTTGTAAGTTCTGTAGCCACACTGGGCCGGAGTTCCGGAGATCAACAATTAGATGAACATTCGCATTGGGACCCCACCACACATCCTTCGAACTATGCGATCAGTAAATATGGTGCGGAGAGGGAAGTCTGGAGAGGAGTAGCCGAAGGATTGCCCGGAGTCATGGTTAACCCAAGCATTGTGTTAGGACCTGGTGATTTTAATAAAGGCAGTTCCGAACTATTTAAAAAGGTAGCAAATGGTTTTCCGTTTTATACAGAGGGTGTAAGCGGGTTTGTTGATGTAAGAGATGTTTGTGACGCCATACTTTTTTTATGGAAGAAGAACAAGACCGGTGAACGCTACATTCTCAATGCAGAAGACTTAAGTTTCAAAAAGCTCTTTGAGAAAATAGCAGCCGGACTCAAAGTTAAAGCCCCTTCCATAAAGATTCAATCCTGGATGACTTCACTCGTCTGGCCTATAGACTTTATCCGTTGTAAGCTCACCGGTGGCAAGCCATTCATCACAAGGGAAACGGCACGATCAGCGCGCAGCCGGTTTCATTATTCAGCGGAAAAGATAAAAGCGGAAGGTTTTCAATTCAGGAGTATAGATGAATCTATTGCATTCACACTTCCCTTCCTGAGAAAACAAAGCTGA
- a CDS encoding DUF2795 domain-containing protein: MYWTLELAQHLEDAPWPATKDELIDYAIRSGAPMEVIENLQELEDEGEPYENIEEIWPDYPTKDDFFFNEDEY; the protein is encoded by the coding sequence ATGTACTGGACCCTCGAACTTGCACAACACCTTGAAGATGCCCCATGGCCGGCAACAAAGGATGAATTAATCGATTATGCTATTCGTTCAGGTGCTCCGATGGAAGTGATCGAAAATCTTCAGGAATTGGAAGATGAAGGTGAACCCTACGAGAACATCGAGGAAATCTGGCCGGATTATCCTACAAAAGATGACTTCTTCTTTAATGAAGACGAGTATTAA
- a CDS encoding M13 family metallopeptidase, protein MKKNLWVSIAIVGILFTSCNGPKKDKEALAFADPLLENRDTSLSPGNDFFRYACGTWLKNNPIPTAENSWGIWSLVQEETYNRMRKVSEEAAEKKSAAGSNEQKIGDFYFSGMDTVTIDKLGITPLNADLQRIDAIKDLKSLGEVIALHQTYGVGPVFGAYIFQDEKASEQQALHFYQGGIGLPDRDYYFNTDSRTKMIRNEYVLHLAAMFKLMGEDSVKAKSNAATIMKIETTLAKASRKLEDLRDPYLNYNKMQVDGLNSLTPSIDWKSMLEGMHIKNVDSVIVGQPEFFREVEKSLKAYPIEDWKVYLRWQLVNTFAAYLSKPFDDQNFKFYRTVLSGVKEQRPRWKRVVVEVENSIGDLLGQLYVQEYVSPAFKQRYQDLTNNILEAYRDRINMLSWMSDSTKQKALVKLNSITTKVAYPDKWKDYSALQIERNNYAGNILRSHVWAHDYEVAKLGKPVDRTEWGMTPQTYNAYYNPSNNEIVLPAAIFIIPGLADSLADDAIIYGYAGASTIGHELTHGFDDQGRQFDEKGNLRNWWNSNDEMEFNKRAKLIVKQFDEFKVLDSLTVNGEATQGENIADLGGVVLGYEAFKKTEQYKSGKLINGMTPDQRYFLGYALSWLGHMRDETLAMRIMTDVHAPNFLRINGPLANIPEFHKAFNIKEGDPMFRPDSLRVNIW, encoded by the coding sequence ATGAAAAAAAACCTATGGGTAAGTATTGCTATTGTCGGAATACTATTCACCTCTTGTAACGGCCCTAAAAAAGATAAAGAGGCCCTCGCCTTTGCAGATCCATTATTGGAAAACAGAGATACCAGTCTCTCTCCCGGCAACGACTTTTTCCGTTATGCCTGTGGTACCTGGTTGAAGAATAATCCCATTCCCACCGCTGAAAATTCCTGGGGTATCTGGAGTTTAGTGCAGGAAGAGACGTATAACCGCATGCGAAAAGTGAGTGAGGAAGCGGCAGAAAAGAAATCAGCAGCCGGTAGTAACGAGCAAAAAATTGGCGATTTTTATTTTTCGGGTATGGATACCGTTACCATTGATAAATTAGGTATTACTCCTTTGAATGCCGACTTGCAACGCATAGATGCGATAAAGGATTTGAAGTCGCTTGGAGAGGTGATTGCGCTGCATCAGACCTATGGTGTTGGGCCTGTTTTCGGTGCATATATTTTTCAGGATGAGAAAGCCAGTGAACAACAGGCGCTGCATTTTTATCAGGGCGGAATTGGCTTACCGGACCGCGACTATTATTTTAATACTGATAGCCGGACTAAGATGATCCGTAATGAATATGTACTTCATCTGGCCGCCATGTTTAAGTTAATGGGAGAAGATAGTGTAAAGGCTAAGTCGAATGCTGCTACTATCATGAAAATTGAAACTACGCTTGCAAAAGCTTCCAGAAAACTCGAAGACCTCCGTGATCCGTATTTGAATTACAATAAAATGCAGGTCGATGGATTGAATTCCCTGACTCCTTCCATTGACTGGAAGTCGATGTTAGAAGGGATGCATATTAAAAATGTAGATTCCGTGATCGTCGGTCAACCTGAATTTTTCCGTGAGGTAGAGAAGAGTTTGAAAGCCTATCCCATCGAAGACTGGAAAGTGTATCTGCGCTGGCAACTGGTAAATACTTTTGCGGCCTATCTCAGTAAGCCATTTGATGATCAGAATTTCAAGTTTTATCGCACGGTATTGAGTGGAGTCAAAGAACAACGTCCGAGATGGAAGAGAGTAGTGGTTGAAGTGGAAAATTCTATAGGTGATCTGCTCGGACAATTGTATGTTCAGGAATATGTTTCTCCTGCATTTAAACAACGTTATCAGGATCTTACCAATAATATTCTTGAAGCATATCGGGATCGTATAAATATGTTGAGTTGGATGTCGGATTCTACAAAGCAAAAGGCGTTGGTGAAGTTGAATTCAATTACAACGAAAGTCGCTTATCCGGATAAGTGGAAGGATTATTCCGCGCTGCAAATAGAAAGGAATAATTACGCCGGGAATATTTTGCGAAGCCATGTCTGGGCTCATGATTATGAAGTAGCGAAATTGGGTAAGCCCGTGGATCGTACAGAATGGGGAATGACTCCTCAGACGTACAATGCCTATTACAATCCTTCCAATAATGAAATCGTATTGCCGGCTGCTATATTTATTATTCCGGGTCTTGCGGATTCATTGGCAGATGATGCGATTATATATGGTTATGCAGGTGCATCGACAATCGGTCATGAACTTACCCATGGCTTTGATGATCAGGGGCGGCAGTTTGATGAGAAAGGAAATTTGCGTAACTGGTGGAATTCAAATGACGAGATGGAATTCAATAAAAGAGCTAAGCTGATTGTGAAGCAATTTGATGAATTTAAAGTGTTAGATAGTTTAACTGTAAACGGCGAAGCTACTCAAGGTGAAAATATTGCCGACCTCGGTGGCGTTGTACTCGGCTATGAAGCATTCAAGAAAACGGAACAGTATAAATCCGGTAAACTCATCAATGGCATGACTCCTGATCAGCGTTATTTCCTCGGCTATGCACTGAGTTGGTTAGGACATATGCGCGATGAGACATTAGCGATGCGCATCATGACGGATGTTCATGCTCCGAATTTCCTTCGTATCAATGGACCCCTCGCCAATATCCCCGAATTCCACAAAGCTTTCAATATAAAAGAAGGTGATCCGATGTTTCGTCCGGATAGCCTTCGGGTGAATATCTGGTAG
- a CDS encoding thioredoxin domain-containing protein, whose translation MKIPNALIHSTSPYLLQHAYNPVQWFPWGEEALNKAREENKLIIVSIGYSACHWCHVMEHESFEDEEVATVMNKSFVCIKVDREERPDIDQIYMDAVQLMTSRGGWPLNVITLPDQRPIYGGTYFPKEQWRTSLLKVAAFFRNDPDKCTEYANELTEGVNKISKVVLVPDNADRSFPDHAELLQRWAKQWDREEGGMLRAPKFPLPDSYRYLMAAAFIRKDADAIDYVKMTLSKMAFGGIYDQVGGGFTRYSTDMTWKVPHFEKMLYDNAQMVSLYSDAFKLTGNKLYQDIITETLEFIAREMTSVTGGFYSALDADSEGVEGKFYCWTIDEVQEVTGDDFKLASEYFNFNEQGYWEHDVYIPLRKNSDEEIAGRFGLSLSELNIRIFTIKEKLFQRRSGRVRPGLDNKMLCSWNALMISGYLDGYAALQKEEYLNAAINAASFIEKVFLKNDAHLLHSAKEVNGEVMATVDGFLEDYAFVIDAFISLYSVTMETSYLELASRLTQTTMEEFHDKDSGLFWFTSSRAEKLIARKHEVQDNVIPSSNAVMSHNLLGLSGINGDI comes from the coding sequence ATGAAAATTCCGAATGCGCTTATTCATTCCACATCTCCCTACCTGCTCCAGCATGCGTATAATCCGGTGCAATGGTTTCCCTGGGGGGAGGAAGCCCTGAATAAAGCGCGGGAGGAGAATAAACTCATTATTGTGAGTATTGGTTATTCCGCCTGTCACTGGTGTCATGTGATGGAGCATGAAAGTTTTGAAGACGAAGAAGTGGCGACTGTGATGAATAAGTCCTTCGTATGTATTAAAGTCGATCGCGAAGAACGTCCGGATATCGATCAGATTTATATGGATGCCGTACAGTTGATGACGAGTAGAGGGGGATGGCCTTTGAATGTGATCACCCTGCCCGATCAGCGTCCTATTTATGGAGGTACTTACTTTCCAAAGGAACAATGGCGAACCAGTTTGCTGAAGGTTGCCGCTTTTTTTCGAAATGATCCCGACAAGTGTACGGAGTATGCCAACGAACTGACGGAAGGTGTGAATAAGATCAGTAAAGTTGTTCTGGTACCGGATAATGCCGATCGTTCTTTTCCTGACCATGCGGAACTGCTTCAACGTTGGGCGAAACAATGGGATAGGGAAGAAGGAGGTATGTTGCGTGCGCCGAAGTTTCCACTTCCCGATAGTTATCGCTATTTAATGGCAGCAGCATTTATACGGAAAGATGCAGATGCTATAGATTATGTGAAGATGACATTGAGTAAAATGGCATTCGGTGGTATTTATGATCAGGTGGGAGGAGGTTTTACCCGCTATAGTACAGACATGACCTGGAAGGTACCGCATTTTGAAAAGATGCTCTACGACAATGCGCAGATGGTCTCGCTTTATTCAGATGCCTTTAAACTGACAGGAAATAAATTGTATCAGGATATTATCACAGAGACACTGGAATTTATCGCGCGCGAAATGACCTCGGTAACCGGTGGATTTTATTCAGCGCTTGATGCAGATAGTGAAGGAGTAGAAGGAAAGTTTTATTGCTGGACGATCGATGAAGTGCAGGAGGTAACCGGAGATGATTTTAAGTTGGCAAGCGAATATTTTAATTTTAATGAGCAGGGCTATTGGGAACATGATGTATATATTCCACTTCGGAAGAATAGCGATGAAGAAATTGCCGGACGTTTTGGTTTGAGTTTATCCGAATTGAATATACGTATTTTCACGATCAAAGAAAAATTATTTCAGCGGCGTTCCGGCAGAGTGCGTCCCGGACTGGATAATAAAATGCTCTGTTCCTGGAATGCCCTCATGATTTCCGGGTATCTCGATGGGTATGCGGCATTGCAGAAGGAAGAATATCTAAACGCTGCGATCAATGCTGCATCGTTTATAGAGAAGGTCTTCCTGAAGAACGATGCGCACTTACTGCATAGTGCGAAGGAAGTGAATGGAGAAGTGATGGCTACAGTTGATGGATTTCTGGAAGATTATGCTTTTGTCATTGATGCATTTATTTCGCTTTATTCGGTGACAATGGAAACTTCTTACCTGGAGTTGGCCTCTCGTCTTACACAAACGACGATGGAAGAGTTTCATGACAAAGATTCCGGTTTGTTTTGGTTTACTTCTTCAAGAGCTGAAAAATTAATTGCCCGAAAACACGAAGTGCAGGATAATGTTATTCCTTCTTCGAATGCTGTTATGTCGCATAATTTGCTGGGTTTGTCGGGGATTAATGGTGATATATGA